In Sodalis ligni, a single genomic region encodes these proteins:
- a CDS encoding general stress protein, which yields MTEHRGGTGNFAEDRERASEAGRKGGQHSGGNFKNDPQRASKAGEKGGRSSNSGRRSSS from the coding sequence ATGACCGAACATCGTGGCGGTACAGGTAACTTTGCGGAAGATCGTGAAAGAGCATCAGAAGCAGGTAGAAAAGGTGGTCAGCATAGCGGGGGTAATTTCAAAAACGACCCGCAGCGTGCGTCCAAAGCGGGCGAGAAGGGGGGCCGTAGCAGTAACAGCGGTCGCAGAAGCTCTTCTTAG
- a CDS encoding DUF1883 domain-containing protein, giving the protein MSVIRTRLKLFGGDTVVVHCSEKCNIHLLCENQQQDAQKSLGFGDVMGVSGRATAYLGVPYSGLWSVVIDAKSESPEHSVSYLPA; this is encoded by the coding sequence ATGTCCGTTATTCGCACCCGACTGAAGTTGTTCGGCGGTGACACCGTTGTCGTCCATTGTTCGGAAAAATGCAATATTCATCTGCTGTGTGAAAATCAGCAACAGGATGCTCAAAAATCGTTAGGTTTTGGCGATGTCATGGGTGTCAGTGGACGGGCAACCGCTTATCTGGGGGTTCCGTACAGCGGATTATGGAGCGTTGTGATCGATGCCAAAAGTGAAAGCCCGGAACACTCCGTAAGCTACTTACCGGCATAA